One genomic window of Polyangium aurulentum includes the following:
- a CDS encoding c-type cytochrome, which produces MRVFSKRPGWILGASLLLAGAASVRAIASPKDDVLRALHDASVRHSTDIHFPNRVGALGDPVAGQAKFGIAADGESPDDSQAIFEGQSSIAGTVVSNGRTCFSCHRPYERLGLPPPPLTDTIPLTDVLFTGLEADTGDEPLGFVNFNQLGLLFHRPGRFNPLLPPESPFRRVFFWRKSTPILNTVFTFGNLGDGRMRELTETARGAFMVHTQNGDLRFDDLLPLQDLRDVAAFMESQIDPPELAALLDPSDPLHDTLVDDPFHTVQATTPAEKRGQKLFAQNCMSCHDMPNVFSNRAHVNGPPLLFPPAYGHVMDIGVSQRNKHGLEFRRYDAGTGQRVPVVIPLVKIDGTIVPWTVTDDIGAAATTARYEDLHRFKVPQLRRVSELGPYFHDHSAATLEEVVDYFTSDWYNQSPDGRKHPIHLNAKQKADLVAFLKIL; this is translated from the coding sequence ATGCGTGTCTTCTCGAAGCGACCCGGCTGGATCCTCGGCGCGTCCCTCCTCCTCGCGGGCGCCGCGAGCGTCCGCGCAATCGCGAGCCCCAAGGACGACGTCCTGCGCGCCCTGCACGACGCGAGCGTCCGCCATTCGACCGACATCCATTTCCCGAACCGCGTCGGCGCGCTCGGCGATCCCGTGGCGGGCCAAGCCAAGTTCGGCATCGCCGCCGACGGCGAGTCGCCCGACGATTCGCAGGCCATCTTCGAGGGACAATCCTCCATCGCCGGCACCGTCGTCAGCAATGGCCGCACCTGCTTCTCCTGCCACCGCCCCTACGAGCGCCTCGGCCTCCCTCCCCCGCCCCTCACCGACACCATTCCGCTCACCGACGTGCTGTTCACGGGCCTCGAGGCCGATACCGGCGACGAGCCGCTCGGGTTCGTCAATTTCAACCAGCTCGGCCTGCTCTTTCACAGGCCCGGCCGGTTCAATCCGCTCCTGCCGCCCGAGAGCCCCTTCCGCCGCGTCTTCTTCTGGCGCAAGAGCACGCCGATCCTGAACACCGTCTTCACGTTCGGCAACCTCGGCGACGGCCGCATGCGCGAGCTGACGGAGACCGCCCGCGGCGCGTTCATGGTCCACACCCAGAACGGCGACCTGCGCTTCGACGATCTCTTGCCGCTGCAAGACCTGCGCGACGTCGCCGCATTCATGGAATCGCAGATCGACCCGCCCGAGCTCGCCGCGCTCCTCGACCCGAGCGATCCCTTGCACGACACGCTCGTCGACGACCCGTTCCACACCGTGCAGGCCACGACGCCGGCCGAGAAGCGCGGGCAGAAGCTCTTCGCGCAAAACTGCATGTCCTGCCACGACATGCCCAACGTCTTCAGCAATCGCGCGCACGTGAACGGCCCGCCGCTGCTCTTCCCGCCCGCCTACGGTCACGTGATGGACATCGGCGTCTCGCAGCGCAACAAGCACGGCCTCGAGTTCCGCCGCTACGACGCCGGGACGGGGCAGCGCGTGCCCGTCGTGATCCCGCTCGTCAAGATCGACGGCACCATCGTCCCGTGGACGGTGACCGACGACATCGGCGCCGCCGCCACCACGGCGCGCTACGAGGACCTGCACCGCTTCAAGGTGCCGCAATTGCGGCGCGTGAGCGAGCTCGGCCCCTATTTCCACGACCACTCGGCCGCGACGCTGGAGGAGGTCGTCGATTACTTCACGAGCGACTGGTACAACCAGTCACCGGACGGCAGAAAGCATCCGATTCACTTGAACGCGAAGCAGAAGGCGGACCTCGTCGCGTTCCTGAAGATCCTCTGA
- a CDS encoding M48 family metalloprotease, with amino-acid sequence MSRHTPRTRGTLSFAALCALSVSVVASCGRDKPPAQYGQGQYVPPQQGYPQGGYPPPQGYPPQQGYPPPQGYPPPQGTAQPTPTQPQSPWPGLPNLPGMPQLPPGVSTMNDPINNVDIGWLRSQAGVVMGELIQALPANKQSIVRDIPFVADPTPGEVNAFAACDDQGQALMAISDGLLEVEANIAQLKANDETFGTRKLDEYLQLLAKSGKLVKIPPNFVDPGQHIDVRKVARQHQLFDEQVAFVLGHELGHHHLGHLRCTAGGSKGVNPADLGRLLSRALPVFNQPNEIAADIAGVNNMMSAGQRRAGYKLTEGGAVLTLQFFNNLDQLTPATIVFGFERTHPHPLIRLPIVQQTANQFRSSGGNPSPWPFPIFGQ; translated from the coding sequence ATGTCCCGCCATACGCCGCGGACGCGCGGCACCCTGTCGTTCGCGGCGCTCTGCGCGCTCTCCGTCTCCGTCGTCGCCTCCTGCGGGCGCGACAAGCCTCCCGCCCAGTACGGTCAAGGGCAGTACGTCCCACCGCAACAGGGCTATCCGCAGGGAGGCTATCCGCCGCCGCAAGGCTACCCGCCGCAGCAGGGATATCCGCCTCCGCAAGGCTATCCGCCTCCGCAAGGAACGGCGCAGCCCACCCCGACGCAGCCGCAGAGCCCCTGGCCGGGCCTGCCGAACCTGCCGGGGATGCCGCAGCTACCGCCCGGGGTCTCGACCATGAACGACCCCATCAACAACGTCGACATCGGCTGGTTGCGCAGCCAGGCCGGCGTGGTGATGGGCGAGCTCATCCAGGCGCTGCCCGCGAACAAACAATCGATCGTGCGCGACATCCCGTTCGTCGCGGACCCGACGCCCGGCGAGGTCAACGCCTTCGCCGCCTGCGACGATCAGGGCCAGGCGCTCATGGCGATCTCCGACGGCCTGCTCGAGGTCGAGGCGAACATCGCGCAGCTCAAGGCGAACGACGAGACGTTCGGCACGCGCAAGCTCGACGAGTACCTGCAGCTCCTCGCGAAGAGCGGCAAGCTCGTGAAGATCCCGCCGAACTTCGTCGATCCCGGCCAGCACATCGACGTCCGCAAGGTCGCGCGCCAGCACCAGCTCTTCGACGAGCAGGTGGCGTTCGTGCTCGGTCACGAGCTCGGCCACCACCACCTCGGCCACCTGCGCTGCACCGCAGGCGGCAGCAAAGGCGTCAACCCGGCCGATCTCGGGCGCCTCTTGTCACGCGCGCTGCCCGTCTTCAACCAGCCGAACGAGATCGCCGCCGACATCGCCGGCGTGAACAACATGATGAGCGCGGGCCAGCGGCGCGCCGGCTACAAGCTCACCGAGGGCGGCGCCGTGCTCACGCTGCAGTTCTTCAACAACCTCGATCAGCTCACGCCCGCCACCATCGTCTTCGGCTTCGAGCGCACGCACCCGCACCCGCTCATCCGCCTGCCGATCGTGCAGCAGACCGCGAACCAGTTCCGCTCGAGCGGCGGCAACCCGAGCCCCTGGCCCTTCCCGATCTTCGGCCAGTAG
- a CDS encoding MFS transporter, producing the protein MSSPANAAPIEGAPSKPEKFPPTFYYANAIELLERLAHYGMYIGLTLYLTKIVGFDDTATGDLTALFRSVGSFWPILAGAIADRIGFRRALVVAFSLYALGYAGLFGFPVKALAPVALIFCAIAGGFMKPVITGTVVRTAPEGRQTEGFAVFYRMVNSGSVVGKTLAYFVRVMLSLRYVMVTSVIASLGALVLAIFGYKEPERGKVQPKGSFADEIRHLARGWVEALSNVRFTAFLVIFAGFYFMIEQFYMTLPKYVTRHIDAKAPLEIITLVNPAFIALFQGVVTKATKQIKPVTTMMLGVILGALSMLVMGIVPGILGTVLSCAIFAFAEMTFSPRFYDYIASFAPPGRTGMYMGLAFVPAVLGSALGGVVSGRMIARYLPEDGARSPLAVWGTYAALGLVCGAAMLVYRKVFPPPQDTTAEKAAS; encoded by the coding sequence ATGAGCTCGCCGGCCAACGCAGCCCCCATCGAGGGCGCTCCCTCCAAGCCCGAGAAATTTCCGCCGACGTTCTATTACGCCAACGCGATCGAGCTGCTCGAGCGGCTCGCGCATTACGGCATGTACATCGGGCTCACGTTGTACCTGACGAAGATCGTCGGGTTCGACGACACCGCGACGGGCGATCTGACCGCCCTGTTCCGGTCCGTGGGCAGCTTCTGGCCCATCCTGGCGGGCGCGATCGCCGATCGCATCGGCTTCCGCCGCGCGCTCGTGGTCGCCTTCTCGCTCTATGCGCTCGGCTACGCCGGGCTCTTCGGCTTCCCGGTGAAGGCGCTCGCCCCCGTGGCGCTCATCTTCTGCGCGATCGCCGGCGGCTTCATGAAGCCCGTCATCACGGGCACCGTGGTCCGCACCGCGCCCGAGGGCCGGCAGACCGAGGGGTTTGCGGTCTTCTACCGGATGGTCAACTCGGGCAGCGTCGTCGGCAAGACGCTCGCGTACTTCGTGCGCGTGATGCTCTCTCTGCGCTACGTGATGGTGACGAGCGTCATCGCGAGCCTCGGGGCGCTCGTGCTCGCCATCTTCGGCTACAAGGAGCCCGAGCGCGGCAAGGTCCAGCCGAAGGGCAGCTTCGCCGACGAGATCCGCCACCTCGCCCGCGGCTGGGTCGAGGCGCTCTCGAACGTGCGCTTCACCGCCTTCCTCGTGATCTTCGCGGGGTTCTATTTCATGATCGAGCAGTTTTACATGACGCTCCCCAAGTACGTCACGAGGCACATCGACGCCAAGGCTCCGCTCGAGATCATCACGCTCGTCAACCCCGCCTTCATCGCCCTCTTCCAGGGCGTGGTGACCAAGGCGACGAAGCAGATCAAGCCCGTGACGACCATGATGCTCGGCGTGATCCTCGGCGCCCTGTCGATGCTGGTCATGGGGATCGTGCCCGGGATCCTCGGCACGGTGCTGTCGTGCGCGATCTTCGCATTCGCCGAGATGACCTTCTCCCCGCGCTTTTACGATTACATCGCGAGCTTCGCCCCGCCGGGCCGGACGGGCATGTACATGGGCCTCGCGTTCGTGCCCGCGGTCCTCGGCTCGGCCCTCGGCGGCGTCGTCTCGGGCCGCATGATCGCGCGCTATCTGCCCGAGGACGGGGCGCGCAGCCCGCTCGCCGTGTGGGGCACCTACGCCGCGCTCGGGCTCGTCTGCGGGGCCGCGATGCTCGTCTATCGCAAGGTCTTCCCGCCGCCCCAGGACACGACCGCGGAGAAGGCCGCCTCGTGA
- a CDS encoding sigma 54-interacting transcriptional regulator, translating into MWTERAKRDEADACRAATVEMRPAEGIEGAVWLRIDDGSALRAIRLAPGQEVVLGSGPRVDVPLPDPTVSARHAAIAHRGDVIEVRDLGSRNGVRVGGARVMEARLSAGAVVEIGRTTARIDAPGRDREPCEEATLPSIVGRSAPIRRLAASVRRLAPLRLPVMIRGESGTGKDLVARALHDESPRARGPFVVLNAATISRELAESELFGHQRGAFTGAMRDRRGAFRQAHGGTLFLDEIAALPIDVQAKLLRVVEEGVVRPLGSEAGAPVDVRLVAATCEPLEAMVSSRRFRADLYERLAVCVVRVPSLRERVEDIPALSRHLLATSELGRRELSEGALGVLRAHRWPGNVRELRNVILQAAVRASGPIGAEHVAAVLADRAGGRHGRVCPEEALRIFEEAGGNVSRAARNAGLPRSTMRDLLRAAGVRAQEAEIGVEEKLDA; encoded by the coding sequence GTGTGGACCGAACGAGCGAAGCGTGACGAGGCGGACGCGTGCCGCGCGGCGACCGTGGAGATGCGCCCTGCCGAGGGGATCGAGGGCGCGGTGTGGCTGCGGATCGACGACGGCAGCGCGCTGCGGGCGATCCGGCTCGCCCCGGGGCAGGAGGTGGTCCTCGGCTCGGGTCCGCGGGTCGACGTGCCCTTGCCCGATCCGACGGTGAGCGCGCGCCACGCGGCGATCGCGCATCGGGGTGACGTCATCGAGGTGCGCGATCTCGGCTCGCGCAACGGCGTGCGCGTCGGGGGCGCGCGCGTGATGGAGGCGCGCTTGTCGGCGGGCGCGGTGGTCGAGATCGGCCGGACGACCGCGCGCATCGACGCGCCCGGGCGAGACCGCGAGCCGTGCGAGGAGGCGACCCTGCCGTCGATCGTGGGCAGGAGCGCGCCGATCCGCAGGCTCGCCGCGTCCGTGCGAAGGCTCGCGCCGCTGCGCCTGCCCGTGATGATCCGGGGCGAGTCGGGCACGGGCAAGGATCTGGTGGCGCGCGCGCTGCACGACGAGAGCCCGCGGGCGCGAGGGCCGTTCGTGGTGCTGAACGCGGCGACCATCTCGCGCGAGCTTGCGGAGTCGGAGCTGTTCGGGCATCAGCGCGGCGCGTTCACGGGGGCGATGCGCGATCGGCGCGGCGCGTTCCGGCAAGCGCACGGGGGCACGCTGTTCCTCGACGAGATCGCGGCCTTGCCGATCGACGTGCAAGCGAAGCTGCTGCGCGTGGTGGAGGAGGGCGTGGTGCGTCCGCTCGGCAGCGAGGCGGGCGCGCCGGTGGACGTGCGGCTCGTCGCGGCGACGTGCGAGCCGCTCGAGGCGATGGTGTCGAGCCGTCGCTTCCGCGCGGATCTCTACGAGCGGCTCGCAGTGTGCGTCGTGCGCGTGCCGTCGCTGCGCGAGCGCGTCGAGGACATCCCGGCCTTGTCGAGGCACCTGCTCGCGACGTCGGAGCTGGGGCGTCGCGAGCTGAGCGAGGGCGCGCTCGGCGTGCTGCGCGCGCACCGCTGGCCGGGCAACGTGCGCGAGTTGCGGAACGTGATCCTGCAAGCGGCCGTGCGCGCGTCGGGTCCGATCGGCGCCGAGCACGTGGCCGCGGTGCTCGCGGATCGAGCGGGCGGCAGGCACGGTCGCGTCTGTCCCGAGGAGGCGCTCAGGATCTTCGAGGAGGCAGGCGGCAACGTGAGCAGAGCGGCGCGCAACGCGGGGCTGCCGCGCTCGACGATGCGGGATCTGCTACGCGCGGCCGGCGTGCGTGCGCAGGAGGCGGAGATCGGGGTGGAGGAGAAGCTCGACGCGTGA
- a CDS encoding S8 family serine peptidase — protein MPRSHFPRATSSSSSRRRILPIAERLHADTQYAGRGVTIAFLDAGFYAHPDLTTPKSRILAYHDLFAPDANASALEHPDVSSWHGMMTSVVAAGNGSLSNGRFRGLAWESNVVLVKVGSAHRIVHDDIRRGIEWVIENRERYNIRVLNISAGGDYEESFLTDPLSRAADEASRQGIVVVAAAGNAGHEAHPHVLPPASAPSVIAVGGLDDGGAGEHTGHYHSSYGLTIDGLQKPELIAPAIFVAAPILPGTPSSSAARLLELLDEASDEVLHSLLVDHAGVDADLDAIAGREPYLLRQLVAAKLHDQKVVSGHYKHVDGTSFAAPIVASVVAQMLEANPRLRPHQCRRILMTTARGLPGIALDRQGWGVVQPRAAVAAARSAG, from the coding sequence ATGCCGCGATCCCACTTCCCTCGCGCGACGAGCAGCTCGAGCAGCCGCCGCCGCATCCTCCCCATCGCCGAGCGCCTCCACGCCGACACGCAGTACGCGGGCCGCGGCGTGACCATCGCCTTCCTCGACGCGGGCTTCTACGCGCACCCCGATCTCACGACGCCGAAGAGCCGCATCCTCGCCTACCACGACCTCTTCGCGCCCGACGCGAACGCGAGCGCCCTCGAGCATCCGGACGTCTCGTCGTGGCACGGCATGATGACGAGCGTCGTCGCGGCCGGGAATGGTTCGCTCTCGAACGGTCGGTTCCGCGGCCTCGCGTGGGAGTCGAACGTCGTGCTCGTCAAGGTGGGCTCCGCGCACCGCATCGTGCACGACGACATCCGGCGCGGCATCGAGTGGGTGATCGAGAACCGCGAGAGGTACAACATCCGCGTCCTCAACATCTCGGCCGGCGGCGACTACGAGGAGTCTTTCTTGACCGACCCTCTGTCGCGCGCCGCGGACGAGGCGTCACGTCAGGGCATCGTGGTGGTCGCGGCGGCGGGCAACGCCGGGCACGAGGCGCACCCGCACGTCTTGCCGCCCGCGAGCGCGCCGAGCGTGATCGCGGTGGGCGGTCTCGACGATGGCGGCGCCGGTGAGCACACGGGGCACTATCACTCCTCGTACGGGCTCACGATCGACGGCCTGCAGAAGCCCGAGCTCATCGCGCCGGCGATCTTCGTGGCTGCGCCGATCCTGCCCGGGACGCCCTCGTCGTCGGCGGCGCGGCTGCTCGAGCTGCTCGACGAGGCTTCGGACGAGGTGCTGCACTCGCTGCTCGTCGATCACGCGGGCGTGGACGCGGACCTCGACGCGATCGCGGGGCGCGAGCCGTACCTTCTGCGCCAGCTCGTCGCGGCGAAGCTGCACGATCAGAAGGTCGTGTCGGGTCACTACAAGCACGTCGACGGCACGTCGTTCGCGGCGCCGATCGTGGCGAGCGTGGTGGCGCAGATGCTCGAGGCGAACCCACGCCTCCGGCCGCATCAATGCCGGCGCATCCTGATGACGACCGCGCGCGGCCTGCCTGGCATCGCGCTCGATCGTCAGGGCTGGGGCGTGGTGCAGCCGCGCGCAGCCGTGGCAGCCGCGCGCTCGGCTGGTTAG
- a CDS encoding GNAT family N-acetyltransferase → MSDSLVIREAQDDDTPALQRIYAAATGSSYGRVFPWLMPIVEDPSTPLEGADWTLVAELSGSVVGYVAVTRSHVENLFVDPAVQGKGVGLALLSAAEARIEGPVTLRCLHANPRARRFYERHGFGVRESQEVVFHGEPLPAWFMVKPR, encoded by the coding sequence GTGAGCGATTCTCTCGTCATTCGCGAGGCGCAGGACGACGACACGCCCGCGCTCCAGCGCATCTACGCCGCGGCCACCGGATCCTCCTATGGAAGGGTCTTTCCCTGGCTCATGCCCATCGTGGAGGATCCGAGCACCCCGCTCGAGGGCGCCGACTGGACGCTCGTCGCCGAGCTTTCGGGCAGCGTCGTCGGCTACGTCGCCGTGACGCGGAGCCACGTCGAGAACCTCTTCGTCGACCCTGCCGTCCAGGGAAAGGGCGTGGGGCTCGCGCTCTTGTCGGCCGCGGAGGCGCGCATCGAGGGCCCGGTCACCCTGCGCTGCTTGCACGCGAACCCGCGCGCGCGCCGCTTCTACGAGCGCCACGGCTTCGGCGTGCGCGAATCGCAGGAGGTCGTCTTCCACGGCGAGCCCCTGCCCGCCTGGTTCATGGTCAAGCCGCGCTGA
- a CDS encoding PAS domain-containing protein, with product MPPHGALLRSRQGALSAAIEKDMRGQLAGLHGAPPLDAGAWAEAVVAACLDLVGRGDEAALERAAGHFLELARRGGSLEDVMGALAACRRHFLRQTADPHATAEDLDVLMDAFDAIARSVCRFYEAALRDYEDLEQSHAQLAAIIDNAFLVIFAKDLAGRLIFTNPAFDAFMGLPKEKLLGRTDHDLLPPPVADANRRNDLAVIESGQTTETEEVIPGKGGMHTYWAMKFPLRDARGVIYGVCGIAADITPVKRAEEERASLQGQIIEAQHAALRQLSTPLLPIAEGIVLMPLIGAIDTVRAGQVLETLLEGVVAHRARIVILDITGVQDVDEDVASGIVQAAQAARLLGAQVLLTGVRAATARALMDLSIDLGSLVTLSSLERGVAHALVRARAR from the coding sequence ATGCCCCCACATGGTGCATTGCTGCGGAGCCGGCAGGGCGCGCTCTCCGCGGCGATCGAAAAGGACATGCGCGGCCAGCTCGCCGGACTTCACGGCGCCCCTCCTCTCGATGCCGGGGCCTGGGCCGAGGCGGTCGTCGCAGCCTGTCTGGACCTCGTCGGTCGCGGCGACGAAGCCGCGCTCGAGCGGGCCGCGGGGCATTTTCTGGAGCTCGCCCGGCGCGGCGGCTCCCTCGAGGACGTCATGGGCGCCCTCGCCGCGTGCCGCCGTCATTTTTTGCGCCAAACGGCCGACCCCCACGCGACGGCCGAGGACCTCGACGTCCTCATGGATGCGTTCGACGCGATCGCGCGCTCCGTCTGCCGGTTCTACGAGGCCGCGCTGCGCGATTACGAGGACCTCGAGCAGAGCCATGCCCAGCTCGCGGCCATCATCGACAACGCCTTTCTCGTCATCTTCGCCAAGGATCTCGCCGGCCGCCTCATCTTCACGAACCCCGCGTTCGACGCGTTCATGGGGTTGCCCAAAGAGAAGCTCCTCGGCAGGACCGATCACGACCTTTTGCCGCCGCCCGTGGCAGACGCGAACCGTCGAAATGACCTCGCCGTCATCGAGAGCGGGCAGACCACGGAGACCGAGGAGGTCATTCCCGGCAAGGGCGGCATGCACACCTACTGGGCCATGAAGTTTCCGCTCCGCGACGCGCGCGGGGTCATTTACGGGGTTTGCGGGATCGCGGCAGACATCACGCCCGTCAAGCGCGCCGAAGAGGAGCGCGCCTCGCTCCAGGGCCAGATCATCGAGGCGCAGCACGCCGCGCTGCGCCAGCTCTCGACCCCGCTCTTGCCGATTGCCGAGGGCATCGTGCTGATGCCGCTCATCGGGGCCATCGACACGGTCCGGGCGGGGCAGGTGCTCGAGACGCTGCTCGAGGGCGTGGTCGCGCACCGCGCGCGCATCGTCATCCTCGACATCACGGGCGTGCAGGATGTGGACGAGGACGTGGCGAGCGGGATCGTGCAAGCCGCGCAGGCGGCGCGTCTGCTCGGCGCGCAGGTCCTCCTCACCGGGGTGCGCGCCGCCACCGCGCGGGCGCTGATGGATCTTTCCATCGACCTCGGCAGCCTCGTCACGCTGAGCAGCCTCGAGCGCGGCGTGGCGCATGCGCTGGTGAGGGCGCGCGCAAGATGA
- a CDS encoding Stp1/IreP family PP2C-type Ser/Thr phosphatase, whose product MSKTPPRSTIRLVAAGLTDVGRQRRHNEDHVLVSPKFNLYVVADGMGGHTTGHVASALTSASLSDFFDATRDGKLPSAPPDDEKELPLAAQRLTAGVRKANRDVFEISSTHREHKGMGSTVVAIHFDGTLLHIAHVGDSRCYRIRDGEIEQLTRDHSLINDALAIKPDLTEDELARLPKNVITRALGMKEAVKVDVQSVPVEIGDTFLLCSDGLSGMIKDHQILEVFDLTSDLQEACELLIAMANEAGGVDNISALLVRAEEAEPASVSLEVEEAVLSQPLSRSYDEMVASQGRPVLELVKESDIEDETAAVEAEPVEDPLAYLRGIMSPEELAQLEAGELEAGAGFSASDNEPPSIDETPIARCKRCGHELYLGNAFCTECGLKISAS is encoded by the coding sequence ATGTCCAAGACCCCGCCCCGCAGCACGATCCGGCTCGTGGCTGCCGGGTTGACCGATGTCGGTCGCCAGCGCAGGCACAACGAAGACCACGTTCTCGTGAGCCCGAAGTTCAACCTGTACGTGGTGGCCGACGGCATGGGCGGACATACGACGGGACACGTCGCCAGCGCCCTCACGTCCGCCTCGCTGAGCGACTTCTTCGATGCGACGCGCGACGGCAAGCTGCCCTCGGCTCCGCCCGACGACGAGAAGGAGCTGCCGCTTGCCGCGCAGCGCCTCACCGCCGGCGTGCGCAAGGCCAACCGCGACGTGTTCGAGATCTCCTCGACCCACCGCGAGCACAAGGGCATGGGCTCGACGGTCGTCGCGATCCACTTCGACGGCACGCTGCTGCACATCGCGCACGTCGGCGACAGCCGCTGCTACCGCATCCGCGACGGCGAGATCGAGCAGCTCACGCGCGACCACTCGCTCATCAACGACGCGCTCGCGATCAAGCCCGACCTCACCGAGGACGAGCTGGCGCGCCTGCCGAAGAACGTCATCACGCGCGCGCTCGGCATGAAGGAGGCCGTGAAGGTCGACGTGCAGAGCGTCCCCGTCGAGATCGGCGACACGTTCCTCCTCTGCTCCGACGGCCTCTCCGGCATGATCAAGGACCATCAGATCCTCGAGGTCTTCGACCTGACGAGCGATCTGCAGGAGGCGTGCGAGCTGCTCATCGCGATGGCCAACGAGGCCGGCGGCGTCGACAACATCTCGGCGCTGCTCGTTCGCGCCGAGGAGGCCGAGCCCGCGTCGGTGTCGCTCGAGGTCGAGGAGGCGGTGCTGTCGCAGCCGCTGTCGCGCTCGTACGACGAGATGGTCGCGTCGCAGGGCCGGCCCGTGCTCGAGCTCGTCAAGGAGAGCGACATCGAGGACGAGACGGCGGCGGTCGAGGCCGAGCCCGTCGAGGATCCGCTCGCGTACCTGCGCGGGATCATGTCGCCCGAGGAGCTCGCGCAGCTCGAGGCGGGCGAGCTCGAGGCGGGGGCAGGCTTTTCGGCCTCGGACAACGAGCCGCCGTCGATCGACGAGACGCCCATCGCGCGCTGCAAGCGCTGCGGGCACGAGCTTTACCTTGGCAACGCCTTCTGCACCGAGTGCGGTCTGAAGATCTCCGCCAGCTGA
- a CDS encoding M15 family metallopeptidase: protein MDATLILRRFALLATLAAAPFAGAGCLSETPEELDDGELEGIEAPEPVDQVDEAATSTTVSGAVSASCSTSSVKGLSLQIINEARCMNGDAYVQVPKLANVTFGSAVFPYLEKPAKDALVAALKANPSRSMTINSGLRTVAQQYLLYRWYQQGRCGIGLAAKPGSSNHETGLALDISQYSAWKSSLTSRGFKWLGSGDPVHFDYAGSGAVSHKGLDVKAFQRLWNRNHPEDKIDTDGVWGPQTEARMKKSPTKGFAKGPTCGLAITTPDADSASVETMEDFVQGIPLDQIQEEAIEETCSDHDHEAGEHIEQIEQIAE from the coding sequence ATGGACGCCACGCTCATCCTTCGCCGCTTCGCCCTCCTCGCCACCCTCGCCGCCGCGCCGTTCGCCGGTGCGGGCTGCCTCTCGGAGACCCCGGAAGAGCTCGATGACGGCGAGCTCGAAGGCATCGAGGCCCCCGAGCCCGTCGACCAGGTCGACGAGGCCGCCACGAGCACCACCGTGAGCGGGGCCGTGAGCGCGAGCTGCTCGACGTCGAGCGTCAAGGGGCTCTCGCTGCAGATCATCAACGAGGCGCGCTGCATGAACGGCGACGCGTACGTGCAGGTGCCGAAGCTCGCGAACGTGACGTTCGGCTCGGCGGTGTTCCCGTACCTCGAGAAGCCCGCGAAGGACGCGCTCGTCGCGGCGCTCAAGGCGAACCCGAGCCGGAGCATGACGATCAACTCGGGCCTGCGCACGGTGGCGCAGCAATACCTGCTCTATCGGTGGTATCAGCAGGGCCGCTGCGGGATCGGCCTCGCCGCGAAGCCCGGCAGCTCGAACCACGAGACGGGGCTCGCGCTCGACATCAGCCAGTACAGCGCGTGGAAGTCGTCGCTGACGAGCCGCGGCTTCAAGTGGCTCGGCTCGGGCGACCCGGTCCACTTCGATTACGCGGGCTCGGGCGCGGTGAGCCACAAGGGCCTCGACGTGAAGGCGTTCCAGCGGCTGTGGAACCGCAATCACCCCGAGGACAAGATCGACACCGACGGCGTCTGGGGCCCGCAGACCGAGGCGCGCATGAAGAAGTCGCCGACGAAGGGCTTCGCGAAGGGCCCGACCTGCGGCCTGGCGATCACGACGCCGGACGCCGATTCGGCGAGCGTCGAGACGATGGAGGATTTCGTGCAGGGCATCCCCCTCGACCAGATCCAGGAGGAGGCGATCGAGGAGACCTGCAGCGATCACGACCACGAGGCCGGCGAGCACATCGAGCAGATCGAGCAGATCGCGGAGTGA